Proteins from one Mesorhizobium sp. M9A.F.Ca.ET.002.03.1.2 genomic window:
- the ppk2 gene encoding polyphosphate kinase 2 — MKNPRENAAAPVAGPLKVRIDGKEFTFDIEDPKLPDWVDKNKLTAGGYPYDKKMKSDEYDETLERLQIELVKAQAWLQSTGERVMSLFEGRDAAGKGGTIFVLRQYMNPRTARNVALTKPTPTETGQWYFQRYVAHFPTSGEFVTFDRSWYNRAGVEPVMGFCTPEQHEKFLDETPYFERMICNEGIHFFKFWLNIGQETQLERFHDRRHSPLKSWKFSPIDIAGITKWDDYTKARDLMIERTHKECAPWTIVRANDKRRARLAVIQRILLSLPYEGRDLDVIGKEDKKIIGEGPSFLGTRA, encoded by the coding sequence ATGAAAAACCCTAGGGAAAATGCCGCCGCGCCCGTTGCAGGTCCGCTGAAGGTCCGGATCGACGGCAAGGAGTTCACCTTCGACATCGAGGATCCCAAGCTTCCGGACTGGGTCGACAAGAACAAGCTGACCGCCGGCGGCTACCCCTACGACAAGAAAATGAAAAGCGACGAGTATGACGAGACGCTCGAGCGGCTGCAGATCGAACTGGTCAAGGCGCAGGCGTGGCTGCAGTCGACGGGCGAGCGGGTAATGTCGCTGTTCGAAGGACGTGATGCCGCCGGCAAGGGCGGCACGATCTTCGTGCTGCGCCAGTACATGAACCCTCGGACGGCGCGCAACGTGGCGCTGACCAAGCCGACACCGACTGAGACAGGACAATGGTATTTCCAGCGCTATGTCGCGCACTTTCCGACATCCGGCGAGTTCGTCACTTTCGACCGCTCCTGGTACAATCGCGCCGGCGTCGAGCCGGTCATGGGTTTCTGCACGCCCGAACAGCACGAGAAATTCCTGGACGAGACGCCGTATTTCGAACGGATGATCTGCAACGAGGGCATCCATTTCTTCAAGTTCTGGCTGAACATCGGCCAGGAAACGCAGCTCGAACGATTTCACGATCGCCGTCACAGCCCATTGAAGAGCTGGAAATTCTCGCCGATCGACATTGCAGGCATCACGAAATGGGACGACTACACCAAGGCTCGCGATCTCATGATCGAGCGCACGCACAAGGAGTGCGCGCCCTGGACTATCGTGCGGGCCAACGACAAGCGGCGCGCGCGGCTGGCCGTCATACAGCGCATCCTGTTGTCGCTTCCCTATGAGGGCCGCGATCTCGACGTCATCGGCAAGGAAGACAAGAAGATCATCGGGGAAGGGCCTTCGTTCCTGGGAACACGGGCCTGA